From Salvelinus namaycush isolate Seneca chromosome 2, SaNama_1.0, whole genome shotgun sequence, one genomic window encodes:
- the LOC120066591 gene encoding uncharacterized protein LOC120066591 isoform X2 — MTSATSFLFVAIHLACIRDGNSSESFVKLECKTEYHGVYGQQLILGCIVKPMVENVTIKTVTWKRMGATAKDDANLLEYHREKMDLTPGFTFAEPSWNKNNMNVSLLLKNTKMANKGVYECMVNTDRGDTTATISLSVTAKYKTPTMSSIPETNIKENTDVTIFCNSTGGHQTGLIWWFDQFGSNWTRSAELVAKETEDGLFSLSSKFTVLKATSSYTNYTCKVLNVNGAEEGMASFVIQFAPRDLGSKADHLDIVSTTKWLAPVVVIGSLIIGLLAALLLFKRRSAQRGHQTDTRHDQDVEAEGLNSDRN, encoded by the exons ATGACTTCAGCTACCAGCTTCCTGTTTGTTGCGATCCATTTAGCCTGTATCAGAGATGGAAATTCCTCTGAGT CATTTGTCAAACTGGAGTGTAAAACAGAAtaccatggtgtttatggtcAGCAGTTAATTCTAGGGTGCATTGTCAAACCTATGGTTGAGAATGTGACCATCAAAACGGTGACCTGGAAGAGAATGGGAGCTACTGCTAAAGATGATGCTAATTTGTTGGAATACCATAGAGAGAAAATGGACCTAACCCCTGGGTTTACATTTGCTGAGCCGTCCTGGAACAAGAATAATATGAATGTGTCCTTGTTGTTGAAAAATACCAAGATGGCCAACAAGGGGGTGTATGAATGCATGGTGAACACAGACCGTGGTGATACTACAGCTACAATCAGCCTCAGTGTCACAG ctaAGTACAAGACTCCAACCATGAGCTCCATCCCTGAGACCAACATCAAAGAGAACACAGATGTGACCATTTTCTGCAACTCTACAGGCGGGCACCAGACAGGGTTGATCTGGTGGTTTGACCAGTTTGGCAGCAATTGGACGCGCAGTGCTGAACTGGTGGCCAAAGAGACTGAAGATGGACTGTTCAGCCTCTCCAGTAAATTCACAGTGCTGAAGGCTACATCCAGTTACACAAACTACACGTGCAAAGTGCTCAATGTCAATGGTGCCGAGGAGGGGATGGCATCATTTGTGATCCAGTTTGCGCCGCGAGACTTAG GTAGTAAAGCTGACCACTTAGATATTGTGTCCACCACCAAATGGCTAGCCCCGGTTGTAGTCATAGGATCTCTGATCATTGGACTCCTTGCTGCACTGCTGTTATTTAAGAGGCGCTCTGCCCAAC GTGGCCACCAAACAGATACCAGGCATGATCAAGATGTTGAGGCAGAAG GTCTAAACAGCGACAGGAACTGA
- the LOC120066591 gene encoding uncharacterized protein LOC120066591 isoform X1, protein MTSATSFLFVAIHLACIRDGNSSESFVKLECKTEYHGVYGQQLILGCIVKPMVENVTIKTVTWKRMGATAKDDANLLEYHREKMDLTPGFTFAEPSWNKNNMNVSLLLKNTKMANKGVYECMVNTDRGDTTATISLSVTAKYKTPTMSSIPETNIKENTDVTIFCNSTGGHQTGLIWWFDQFGSNWTRSAELVAKETEDGLFSLSSKFTVLKATSSYTNYTCKVLNVNGAEEGMASFVIQFAPRDLGSKADHLDIVSTTKWLAPVVVIGSLIIGLLAALLLFKRRSAQRARRQSTFPLMSGHQTDTRHDQDVEAEGLNSDRN, encoded by the exons ATGACTTCAGCTACCAGCTTCCTGTTTGTTGCGATCCATTTAGCCTGTATCAGAGATGGAAATTCCTCTGAGT CATTTGTCAAACTGGAGTGTAAAACAGAAtaccatggtgtttatggtcAGCAGTTAATTCTAGGGTGCATTGTCAAACCTATGGTTGAGAATGTGACCATCAAAACGGTGACCTGGAAGAGAATGGGAGCTACTGCTAAAGATGATGCTAATTTGTTGGAATACCATAGAGAGAAAATGGACCTAACCCCTGGGTTTACATTTGCTGAGCCGTCCTGGAACAAGAATAATATGAATGTGTCCTTGTTGTTGAAAAATACCAAGATGGCCAACAAGGGGGTGTATGAATGCATGGTGAACACAGACCGTGGTGATACTACAGCTACAATCAGCCTCAGTGTCACAG ctaAGTACAAGACTCCAACCATGAGCTCCATCCCTGAGACCAACATCAAAGAGAACACAGATGTGACCATTTTCTGCAACTCTACAGGCGGGCACCAGACAGGGTTGATCTGGTGGTTTGACCAGTTTGGCAGCAATTGGACGCGCAGTGCTGAACTGGTGGCCAAAGAGACTGAAGATGGACTGTTCAGCCTCTCCAGTAAATTCACAGTGCTGAAGGCTACATCCAGTTACACAAACTACACGTGCAAAGTGCTCAATGTCAATGGTGCCGAGGAGGGGATGGCATCATTTGTGATCCAGTTTGCGCCGCGAGACTTAG GTAGTAAAGCTGACCACTTAGATATTGTGTCCACCACCAAATGGCTAGCCCCGGTTGTAGTCATAGGATCTCTGATCATTGGACTCCTTGCTGCACTGCTGTTATTTAAGAGGCGCTCTGCCCAAC GAGCTCGAAGGCAGTCCACCTTCCCATTAATGA GTGGCCACCAAACAGATACCAGGCATGATCAAGATGTTGAGGCAGAAG GTCTAAACAGCGACAGGAACTGA